A DNA window from Pungitius pungitius chromosome 1, fPunPun2.1, whole genome shotgun sequence contains the following coding sequences:
- the wrap53 gene encoding telomerase Cajal body protein 1, which produces MSDSAGGGESGGVAGSVQDPDGDSDSDAPRQAPALPEGDILEEEETSEDGEPSSAKRPRVSEEEPRPEPVGEPVDMHGERPAQTGPLQEDPAPAAQKTGEPDHSEDAVEEVPVGGGVEEEWPQDGHVGYEAPVEEGETKPEDDDGSADSPGAEQRLGLDFTQNPQMLTGSWNEYSNLPENYLKGCKWAPDGSCILTNSADNVLRVYNIPPEVYSYNWDSLPEMSPVLRMAEGDTVYDYCWYPKMSSLDADTCFLASSSRDNPVHVWDAFYGEVRASYRPYNHLDELTAAHSLCFSPDGTQLYCGFDKTVRVFYTERPGRDCEERPTIVKKQGQSGIISCFGFSPCQSVYACGSYSRCAGLYSCQDGTLLALLPTRHHGGLTHLLFSPDGHYLYTGGRKDPEILCWDLREPDKVVFSLKRNVATNQRIYFDLDPSGRYLLSGDTDGMVSVWDTQTAPPDGNEELLQPQLSFQAHWDCTNGISVHPFMPLLATSSGQRQFPSPGESEGDSASEGEGAEAGMSPPKTRQDNALSLWWAGPLGSQEQEGEVVET; this is translated from the exons ATGTCTGATTCGGCTGGAGGTGGTGAAAGCGGTGGTGTAGCAGGCTCTGTGCAGGACCCGGACGGGGACAGCGACAGCGACGCCCCTCGTCAGGCACCAGCTTTGCCCGAGGGTGACatcttggaggaggaggagacctcaGAGGACGGGGAACCTTCGTCCGCCAAGCGGCCCAGAGTGAGCGAGGAGGAACCGCGTCCGGAGCCGGTCGGGGAGCCCGTCGATATGCACGGAGAAAGGCCGGCACAGACTGGCCCGCTGCAGGAAGATCCAGCCCCAGCAGCACAAA AAACGGGTGAACCGGATCACAGTGAGGACGCAGTGGAAGAGGtgcccgtgggggggggggtcgaggaaGAATGGCCACAGGATGGACATGTTGGGTATGAGGCACCTGTAGAGGAAGGCGAGACGAAACCAGAAGACGATGACGGTTCTGCAGACAGCCCCGGTGCAGAGCAGCG TCTTGGTCTAGATTTCACCCAGAACCCGCAGATGCTCACTGGTTCCTGGAATGAGTACTCCAACCTTCCAGAGAATTACCTCAAAGGCTGCAAATG GGCTCCTGATGGTTCCTGTATCCTCACCAACAGCGCGGACAATGTGCTCCGTGTGTACAACATCCCTCCAGAGGTCTACAGCTACAACTGGGATTCACTCCCTGAGATG AGTCCGGTGCTGAGGATGGCGGAGGGAGACACCGTCTATGACTACTGCTGGTACCCCAAGATGAGTTCTCTGGACGCAGACACATGCTT TCTTGCCAGCAGCAGCCGAGACAACCCAGTGCACGTGTGGGATGCCTTTTACGGGGAGGTGCGAGCAAGCTACCGGCCCTACAATCACCTGGATGAGCTGACGGCGGCCCACTCGCTCTGCTTCTCGCCCGACGGGACGCAGCTCTACTGCGGCTTCGACAAAACCGTCAGGGTCTTCTACACCGAGCGGCCCGGGAGAGACTGCGAGGAGAGGCCCACCATAG TGAAGAAGCAGGGCCAAAGTGGCATCATCTCCTGCTTTGGCTTCAGCCCCTGCCAGTCTGTTTACGCCTGCGGCTCCTACTCCCGCTGCGCTGGCCTCTACTCCTGCCAAGACGGCACCCTGCTGGCTCTGCTGCCGACCCGCCACCACGGAGGCCTCACCCATCTGCTCTTCTCCCCTGACGGCCACTACCTGTACACTGGGGGACGcaag GATCCAGAGATCCTGTGCTGGGACCTACGGGAGCCGGACAAGGTTGTGTTTTCACTCAAGAGAAACGTGGCTACTAACCAACGCATCTACTTTGATCTGGACCC GTCGGGCAGGTACCTGCTAAGTGGGGACACGGATGGAATGGTGTCGGTCTGGGACACCCAGACAGCGCCTCCTGATGGTAATGAGGAGCTACTGCAGCCCCAGCTCAGTTTTCAGGCCCATTGGGACTGCACCAATGGCATCAG tgTTCATCCCTTCATGCCGCTGTTGGCCACATCCAGCGGGCAGCGGCAGTTCCCGTCGCCCGGCGAGAGTGAGGGCGACTCGGCCTCTGAGGGCGAGGGAGCGGAGGCTGGGATGTCGCCTCCAAAGACCCGGCAGGACAACGCTCTGAGCCTGTGGTGGGCCGGGCCGCTCGGCAGCCAAGAGCAGGAAGGCGAGGTGGTGGAGACCTGA